From the genome of Bos indicus x Bos taurus breed Angus x Brahman F1 hybrid chromosome 19, Bos_hybrid_MaternalHap_v2.0, whole genome shotgun sequence:
GCGCCAGGTGCATCTGCAGGGGCAGGGTAGGTCAGGTCAGGTCGGCCGCCGGCTCCGCCCCCACGCCAGCCCCGCCCCGGAGGCTACTCACGTATTCCTGGATGGTGTTGGGGTGCTCGATGCCCATCACTCGCTCGCTCATTAGCACGGCCTTCTGCTGGTTACTGAGGGCCTGGGAGAGGTGGGGGCTGTCATCCCCAGGTGGCACCGCCCCACACcccgtctgtctgtctgtctcgcCCATGAGCCTCCAGGCAGCTCAGGCCTCTTCATCTCTGGCTGcaatttctatttttactttgcaCCAAGGAGGAAAGAAGTGGTCAAAATCCAGCTGCTGTGACCAGGGAAGTCTACACCCCACCCCGAGGCtgcttcacattttaaaagactgTCTTAGTCTATGCAAACATATGCACAAATCTAAAGttgtactaaaaataaaatattcatattacGACAAGGAGGCATAtacaggtgaaaaaaaaaggagtccTATGGCTGGAGCCAAGTGGAGCACCTGCAGTGTGCCCGCATCGGAGGCAGCCTCAAACCCGGGGGCTAACACGGCAAGTGAACACCACTAGGCCCCAGGACAGTACAGCCAACAGCACAGTCCCTGAGCAGCTTCCAGAGCGCTTACAAGGTACTGACTGAGAACGTGCCCCTCGCTTGTCCCTGTGAAGGGAAGGAAGGCCCTGGCATCACTCCCACTGTGTCCACGGGCACCGCAGCTCTCCCCAGGACACAGCTGTTGGGGCAAAGGGAaacggggggtgggggagggatgtaTAGGCAGAGCAAGCACATCCCAGGGTTTCCACCTGCTCCTCCTGGGGAGGCCTGGAGGTAAGCAATATCTCTGGGATGACAGGGCTCCAGTTCTGCCTGCCTGGACCCCCCCATCCTGCTGGGCCAGTGGGGTGAGAACACAACCCAGGGCCCCACTGACCACCCCCAGAAGGTGCACAAGCCCACCTCGGCGTAGTCGCCCATGATGTAGTGGAGGCGGGCAAGCAGGCGCAGGCAGGCACAGATCTCCACGTGCATGGCCCCGTACACGTTGTTAAACAGGTTCAGGGCCTCGTTGATGAGCTCACAGCCCTCCTTTAGGAAGCCTGCAGGGCACCGGTGGGCAGAAGGTCAGGGCTGGCCTGGGTTTGGGCTGGGGGTCCCTctccaccgcccccacccccccgccgGCCGCACCTGGCACGCACCCTGCTGTACTTTGGCCTGCCCGCTCTGAAAGAAGTGGAAGGCGTCCGAGGCCTTGGGGTTGACGTGCTTGACCACGGGGAAGATGTTGAGCACGTCCTCCTCCGTGAAGGCAGGTTTGTGGCGGCTGTCGAAGCTGTACTCCTTCAGCAGGATCTGGGGGCCCCGCCCGACACCCACAGGGAGCCTCAGCCCAGGCTCACGTGGCCAGCACCACCCCACCAGCTTCACCCAAGGCCCCGGGGACCCTTCAGGACGCTCCGAACCCGGCCCACCTGGATGCCGGTTTTCAAGGAGATCTCCCGCAGCAGCGTGATCTTCTGCAGCCCATAGGTCTCCACGGCCTGGTCCACCGTCTCACTGGGGAGGAGCGGAGGGTGGGCCCGAGCAGCCCAGCACCCATCCGCCCCCCTCCACCCGAGCCCCTAGGCATGGGGGccccctctcccacttccccaAGCAAGTGGTCTCCCACAGCCGCTCACGCACCACTCGAGGCTGAAGTCAAAGTAGTTCTTGGCCTCCTGGCAGATGTTCTTCCAAAGTTCCTGGGGGGTCATGACGGCCCAGGCTGTGTTATCTGCTGCCCCTGGGGGCCGGTTTCGCCTCCTCCTGTTCCTCTTCTTGGAGATGAGCTCGTCAGCGGGCAGGTGGGCCACGGGGTTGGGGTAGGAGCTCAGGAAGCAGTTCAGGAAGTGGCTGATGGCAGCCGAGAGCCCGGAGAGCTCGACCCCCTGCAAGGGAGGTGGGACCGGTCACCACCCGGGCTCCCCCAACACCTCCCTGAGCCAGGCTGAAGGGAGCGGCAGTACCTGTAGGTACGTCTTGAAGATGTGCTTGGCAGAACGGGTGATGAGCTCTCCAATGCCAATTTTCTGCACGGGTTCAGAGAAAAAGGGGGGTGTCTGGGTTGGGCTCCAGGCCTCCAGCCCAGCCCCTCACCCCCCCTCCATCTCTCAGCCACCCCGGGCACCACTCACGTAGATGTGGTCCAGCTGGTCACGGGCCGGGCTCCGCATCACCAGGTCCAGCACCTTGCCCAGGTAGCGCATGTTGATGCCACGCTGGCGCATCACCTCGGCCAGTGTAGCCCCGTCCATGGGCAGCACCGCGTGGTCTGTGAAGTCCTTCACCTGCGGGCTGCAGAAGGTCAGGCcccccccagcccaggccctctgcctcctcctgccccaggtcTTGCCAATGGGGGCTCCCACTATTCTGGGGCCCTGAGGAAGGAAGGGACTAAGACCCCCTGCTCCCAgtcaggaaaaggaaaggagagaaaggatgtGAGCAGTAAGGATGTGAGCTCTCATCCCCGGCCTTCTGCACAGCCCACCGTCACCCTGGGACTGCTGGGCCCACCGGCAGGGAAACAGCAATGGAGGGCAGCAAGGCTCCCCTGTGATGGCACAGGAAGGAGCAGAGCCACGGCTTCACTCTGAGACTGAGCCTTGCCTCGCGGGCCCTGGAGCAGCGGGCATGGCAGGCTCACCTCAAAGATTGGGGAACAAGCACAACACCGGAGCTCAGGGCCGCCTCAGCAGGGAGCAGGCCCTCTGTACACACGCGGGGACTCCGTACAAAGCTtcttggagggtgggggtgggtaaaGATGCCCCCACGCCCTCTGTCTGCCATCCCCTCATACAGGGGCTTTGGAGGACCATAACCCCGCTGCCAGCCCCCAAGGGAGGGCACCCAGGGCACAACTGATGCCTGCCTGGGCCCCTTTGTGTCAGTGGCACTATTCTGGGAACGAGAACTCCCCATCTGCCTCGCAGGTCAGGAGGCTTAGGTCACTCCTGCAAAGGCTCCACGAGTTCCCAGAGGCGAATGAGGCCACAGAGCCTGTAACCCCCGCTGCCCCTCCTTCgtgccaccccctgccccagcctgccCTCACCAAGCCAGGTATCTGGCAGGAGAGCAGGAAGGCAGCGGCATCTTTCAGCAGCTGCTTCTGGTCCCGAACCTCCTCCTGGCAGGACTCGGGGAAGCGCACTCCTGCGGGCAGGAGGGAGAGCAAGGAGGTGTGAGCTGGCAAAAGAGGCGGGCaccagacagacacacagacagacagcagCACTTAGGTAGGCAAGCAGGCCCCCAGCACTGGGCCCCCCGAGGACCACTCACCTGGCGAGAAGATGTCAGGGTTGAAGCGGACGTCGAAGGCCGTGCTGCTGATGGAACCCACTGCCTTGCACGCGTTGCGGATCACCTCCCGACCCCGAGGGTCTGCTGTGAATACACGGCCTGTCAGGAGCTGCCCCACCTCCCCACGGGTTGGGTGCCAGCCCGAGCCTCCCCTGGCGGGGGCTCCCCCAGCAGCCCCACCTGTCCCGTCGTCCGAGGCAACGGTCTCTGCCAGCTCCTTCACCGTGGCCAGGCCGCTAGCACTGCTGCCCTCCTCCTCGCCTCCCGCCTCGGGTGCTGGGGGAGCGTCAGGCTTGGACTCCGAGGACAGGCCGTCGCCGTTCTCCAGGGACGTGGGGCTCTCCATCTTGCTGGCCTTCTGCTGCATCAGCTGTAGGGCAGCCAGCTTCATGAAGAGCAGGTACCTGGGGCACAGTGGGTGGGGTGGAGCAGGGGATGGGAGAGGAGCGACTAGGAGGTCACCGGTCCGGCAGCTTCCTGCTGGCCGTGGGGGGACCTGAGCCAGGCCCCAGCTCCTGCCCTGCTGGGCTTAAGGATGTTGGGGCCCGGGATGTCCTGTCCTGTCCAGGGAGCAATGTCCATGCGTGTGTACATGTGCCAGCCCAGCCATTCTACCAGGTGGTGGCAGGTCACAGCAAAAATGGGGATCTTCCTAGACAGGAAGACAGCTGGGTGTCAGGGCTCCTGAGAGCACCAGGGACCCCTCTGGCGTTTTGAGAGGGAGAATTATTCCTGGCACGGGACATTTGATGGGCTGACTCCTAAGCACTGACCGCCAGCAGCAGGGACCCCACCTGTATCCCCCCACCCAAGGGCCATGGCACTGGGAGGTTCAAAAATGCCTAAGCAGATGTCCACACGCTTCTTGAGGAAACAGCATCACTTCAGTAGAAAGCCACCGGTCTCGCCTTTTCTCATCTACATGAAGCTCTTGGGCGTCTGCCTGTGTGGGGGAGCTGGATGCCACAGTGATGGGCCCAGAgctcgttcctcttcacttcccaAAGCATCCCCCGTCTGGGGTCAGACGCCAGCACCGCCCTCCCTGCCCGAGGCTGCAGCCGCAGGCCTGAGCCCCACCTGTGCTCCACGAAGGCGTCCACCAGCTCCTGGCGCAGACAGCACAGCTTGTGGCGGTGCGCGCGGGGAAAGCCAGCACGGGCGCACTCCTCGGGCAGCGTCTCGCCGGGCACGGGCAGGAAGTTGAGGTCAGGGGGGAAGGTGCGCAACAGGTCCAGGATGTAGTGGCGCCCATCGTTGCCGATGATGCCCTTGCACTCCACGGAGGAGCAGAGCTCCACCTCCTCGTCCCGGTCATTGAGCACCCGGTGCCTCAGGATCTTGAGGGGCCGGCTCGTGCGCTCCAGCAGCTCCAGGTACCGCGGGTGCGACACCACCGTCTTGCCGAAGTCAATGGAGCCGTAGATGACGCTCTGCTCCTGGTCCCGCTCCAGGATGCCGGGGATGATGGACTGGGCCGTGACACGGTAGCCTCGGTAATCCACCACCACCGTGCCCAACGTGTACAGCCCCTCCACGTCCACCGCATTGTACGTGCGCACGCCGTTCAGGTCGTTGGTGGGTGCCACATAGGCTGCCACGTCCCCGCCGAAGTCCTTGTAGTGGTCGCGAACGTCGAAGCCCAGGCTGAAGAAGATGTTGTTCCAGATGAACATCTGCATCTTGGTCTCCTCGCTGGGGTTGATGGCCATCACGTTGCCGTCGATGACCGCCATGGCGCCCCGCGTGGCTGCTGCGGTGAAGTCACTGTGCACCTGGGGGCCAGAGGTCAGAGGGTGAGGGAGCTACATCTCACCTGGCCAAGCTCACCTGCGGCTGGCGGAGGTGAGCAGGACGAAGGTTTCGCACACTTGGAAAAGCACCAGAAACCCCAGTTCAGAAAAAATGTAacacttatgggcttccctggtggctcagctggtaaagaatccacctgcaatgcaggagacctgggttcgatccctcggttgggaagatcccctggagaaggaaacagctacccactccagtatcctggcctggagaatttcatgggctgtatagtccatggggtcacaaagagctgggcatgactgagcgactttcacttttatcaaataCTCGGATATACAGCAGAACTCAGTGATTACAGGGGGCAGGAGGACTTGGGTGGGTCTGGGATCCACCAACTATATGCCAGGTGATCTCTGCTGGATCACCTCTCAGATCTGTCTTCATGTCTATAGATGACATAAAAGTATCGACCTTCAGGGGCCTTCCCTGAAGagtccacgcttccactgcagggggcatgggttccattcctggtcagagaactcagatcccatatgcctagcagtgcagccaaaaaaacgcCATCGCCCTTTATAAGGTGCCCGGGAGATTACAAGCCTACACGGCACCTGGTCCAGCTCCTGGCAAAGTGAGCACCCAggacatttatatttctttaccATTATCATCTCTAGTAAAATTATGGgagattttaaagctttttttccactgaaagcactgctttttcctcatctctgtcagcaaaatcactgaggacatcACAGGAGGACACGTGTGCCCAGGTCCCCATATGGCTGCGTTGGGAGGGAAATGGGCATGGGCATCACTCAGCCCATCCTGGAGGTggctccctgcccccaacccccacccccagactctAAATCTCAGAAAGGCCAGAAAAAGGGGCTGGGGTTGTCTGCTGGGAGGCAGAAAGTGGCAGAATGGCCTGGAAGGTCCCCAAAGGCCCTTATCCACAGAAGCCCTTGTCCAGCTTCCCTCTTATCCACAGAAAACCAGTAGGGAAGTGGCTGGCAGGCCTGAGGCTGCTGGTCAGGCCTAAGGGGCCACAGGCACCTTGAATATGGCTCTTTCTCGCAGCAGTCGCTCAGGCAGGTTCTTCCGAGGCAGCTCCCGTGTAGTCTGCAGCTCCTCATTCCAGTCCCGGGTCTACACAGAGACCAGGAGGGATAGGCCAGCTCAGCCTGAGCCCCCACCACCTGCTCGGGGCAGTCCCACCCCCCTGCCACCCTGTGCAGCCCTACAGGCACCGAGAACCCAGCCTGGGCCCcgcaggggaagggagagaggagccgGGGATGGCCACAGGCACCTGTCCAGGAATGTGCTCCTCGTAGCCCAGCCGGGAGGTATAGGCATCCTCCGCCCGCACGCAGTCCATGGCGTGCTCCGCCTGGGGGGCTGTCCAGCTGTACACCTGGAATGGGGTGGCGATCCTCTCGAAGGGGTGGCGCTGGACCCTGCAGCGAGCAGAGGGGAGATGGGATGGCCCAATGAGCTCAGAGGTCTGCCCTGGGCCCCTTCTTCAAGGCCCCACTGTCTCCCCACTAAGGCTCTGTCCCTGGAGAGTCCAGCAAGGGCCCACAGCCACCTGTCCCAGGTCTGCTGCCTCGGGCGGGAGGCTCTGGGTGCTGCGTGTCCAGCTTCTTAGGGCAGAAGTGCTAGATTCCAGGCCGTCCAGGTCACCCACCCTGGGAGATGAGGGGCCAACAGGCCGAGGCGCTACCTTTTCTTCTGCAGGGCGGCAAAGTTTTTTTTGAAGGTTGGGCTGATCTGGTTGAGCAGCTCCACCAGGGAATGGCTGAGGAAGCGGGGGCTGGCAGGCTTGGGGTTGAAGTGGTACGCTGTGGACCTGCAGAGAGAGGGTGATCACTGTGCCGGGTGCCCCCCAGGCGGCTGCCCGCGGGCTCCCCACAGGCTTGTACAGGGACTCACTGGTTCAGGTAAAATCCGCGGGTGGAGGCCGTGATGCTGACTTGCCGGTCCTCAGCTGTGATCACAAACAGGTACATGAGGTCCCCGTGCATCCTGCGGTTCCCGGGTGGCGGGTTCCAGCCGCTCATGGTGAGCACCTTCAGGCACTGCAGGGGCTGTGGCAAGGGCTGAGCATGAGCGTGCCATGCTTCCTGGTGGGTggtcccctgcccccatccccagaGACCAGCTCCCACCTTCCAGTCCCGGTTCTGGGGCTGCAGAGGACACAACGGCCGCTCCCGGCTCCCAGGAAGAATATACTCGGGCGGTGTGCAGTCGATGGGGTCCATCTCCAAGCCCTTCTTCCGCTTCCCGCTGTCTGAGGGACCCGAGGCTGGTGGTCAGCACACGACGCCCCAGGGGGTCCAACGCACTCCCCAGCTCAAGTGGCCCTGGCCTGGGTGCCTCCGGCCCCGCTTCCCTCCAGTGGGAAGGCTGAGGGAAGGCCCAGCCCCCTTCACCAGCCCCAGTTCAACTTGctcccagcccctctgcccaACTGCCAGCCCCAATGCCTCCCGCACCTCCCAGGTCGCCATCGGTAAAGACGCTCAGGAAGGACAAGGAGTTGCAGTCAACCCCATTGAAGGCATCGGAGGGGTCTAGGCTCTTGAGCAGGTCTCGAACGTGGCGCACGTGGATGCGGGCCTCTCGCACTGTGTATGGTTCTGTcggaagggggaggggcaggacgtTACCAGGGCAACAGACTCCCCAGGAGAGAGTCAGCCTGAGCACAAGCAGGGGTAGCATTGATTTTCAATTTTAGGCTTTTACTTGCAGATTCCCTTATGAACACCTAGGCTGGAAATCTGCTTTCCACACACATATCTGCCTATCAGCAGGGATCCTTGTTTGCAAAGAACCTTCTGCCAAAGGGCACAAGAAGTACCTCAGGAAGTGCACACAGGCTGTGGCAGCCCACAGAAGCCCCCTAATTCTCTGTCCACAAGTGTCACAGTGGCTAGGTTGTCCCCACATGCTCAGTCCAGTTCTCCCGGGTCAGCCCTCCCCCAGGGCAGCCAGAGGATTTACAGGACTCAACCTTGCTCCCCAACTCACGTTTCAGGAAATCATAATGAGGGCTCTTCAGAGGCAGGTGGGAGGACCCGTAATTGGATAAGTCTGGGCACAGCCGAGTTACTTTTCCCCCACATTCGTTCTTTGGGTGACATGCCTGGAACCTCTGTGCCACTCTCCCCAGGTGACCCAAGTTTAcgggatcttttcttttttaacaaatagACCAGCCTCATCATGCCAGCTGATTGCTTCACAAGGGGCCTGACTTTCACGAGCCAtgaaacttcagttttcttaagaGGCTGAACTTTTATCACTATAAAATTTGTATAGGCTGATTTCAAGCACTTGCTTgctactgtttttttaaaatcatgactcTGATATTTAACCCTGAAGTTGGAGGGTGTGCCAGAGAGGACCAGAGAAGCAGACCTGTGCTGCTGTCCTGTTGCCACAAGTCCAACACCGCCCCAAGCCTCTACATGCTCATCCGTGACACAGACGTACCAAGATGCCAgcgggaggggcggggtggggagagtgCCACCTGGCCCCGCCTCCTCGTGTCCCGCCCCCACCTTGGGGAGCTGCTCAACTTCCAGACAAACCTTCCACCACGCGTAGCACTGAGCCTTCCTGCAGCCCCTCCACACTGCGCAGCTCTGAGAAGTGGTCCAGCATGTTGCCATCCAGGTGCAACGAGAAGCAGGTGCGGTGACAGGTGTCTTCACGGTCCATGAGCACCTGGTGGATCTCCTGCACCATCTCCTGGGGGGAGACCTGCCAGGGAGAAGGCCACCGCCACCCTGGTGAAAACATACCGGTTTCCCCAGCCCCAAACACCTGGGTCCCTAAAATCAATGCTTCAAATACCATTTCCCCCTTTGTGGCTTGTATTTTAAAGTCCAGGCCCTGCCCATAAGTACTGTGCCCAcctgcacctgtgtgtgtgtgcgtgcgtgcatgtgtgtgcagggTGTGTATACATGTGCAAGACAGAGCCTGGCCTCCTAACCCACAGGCTTCAACTATTCCTGCAGACTCTGAACAGAGCAGAGGTGTaagaacaaggaaaagaaaacgGGCATCTTGCCTCCTCCCTATGACTTCCCCTTTCAGGAAGGTGTGGCCTGGGGCTCAAGCCTGTGGGTCCAGAAGATGCAAGAAGCCTCATCTGGTTCCCCAATGAGTCCGTTTGCAAGACCTCTGGGGAGGCTCTGCTCTTGGAGACAACCAATACCTCTCTCCTCCCAAAATaaaagtgttcgttgctcagttgtgtctgactctttgcaaccccatggactgcagcccaccaggctcctccgtccatggaattctccaggcaagaatactggagtggatagccattctcttctccaggggatcaaaccagggtctcttggattgcaggcagacttaaccctgaaccaccagggaaacccctcttCTCTCAAGCAGACAGTCAAACTCCAGCCAGAGAGTTGACATAGCCGAGGCTGGGGAGCCTGGGACCCCAGTACTAGCCAGCCACTACTGTACTCCTCCCTAGACAGGGCTGGCAGTCCCAGCTGGGATCTGGCCCCTAGCAATGTGGCAACAGTTTGAACCTGGACTCCCACGTCCACTACGTGAGTGACCTTGGAAGGCAGAGGACCCTGTTTCCTGCCTGCGACCCCATCCTCATCCCGCCTCACAGGCCCCGGCCCCCAGCACCCCTCCGCTATCTTACCTGGAGGGAGAAGGGCTCAATCCCAGGAGCCAGGATCTTCACTGAAAAGCCTGTGTCCTGAATGACGATGACTTCCTGTCCGGTGGTCTCCTCTCCCGGCTCGGTCTCGTCAAGCCCGTTTTCCCGGGGTGGTTCAGCAggcccttcttccttcttcaggCTCTCTGGGCAGTCCCCATTCAACAGCATGACTGAAGGCAGCTCTGCAGGGGACAAGGGGGCTGAGTCAGATGGGCCTTACTGGTGAGGTCTGCCTCCAGCCAGGGTGGGCAGCGCCCTACAAAATGGTGTCTGCCTGTCCTCCCCATACCTGGCCTTGTGCCAGGCCCACCATACCCCAAGCACACAACTCCTTCGGCACCCCCACTCTGGCCACCTGCAGGCTCCTGCCTGCACCCTCCATACCCCAGGAACTTGTTTCCCATCTCTCCTCAGGACCCCCGTCTGGCATCCATGTGATTAGGCCCCCCAGACAACTCTCCCAGAGTCGCCAATGCAAGTGGCTTCAACAACACTCCCCACATTCACTTCCCCCTCTTCCCTGATGGACACTCTGGTCCCTTCCTTTCCAGCTCGACTTCTCCCGCAGTCCAGCTGTGGGTGTTCCGGGTCCCAGCCACTCCTCATTTCCATCTTACCCTTATCTGTGATTCTAAATGCCCTCCCACCTCACAGCTCATGTGACCCATCCAGGCTTCGATCCAGGTTTTCAACATGTGGCCATCCCCAAGGCCTTGCCAGACTCATCTTGTCAGAGTGGAATTTACCATCTTCCACAAACCAGCCCCTGCTCTTCAAATGCCCCTCACCACACCCCGACCTAATTGCAGGACGACTGCAGGCCATTTTCCCTATTTCAAGAATAccacttgctgtacacctgaaattaatataacattgcagggacttccctggtcgtgcagtgggtaagaatccgcctgccaatgcagggaacacgggttcggtccctggtctgggaagattccacatgctgcggaacagctaagcctgtgtgccacaacactgagcccatgagctgcaactactcaAACAAACAACTGAAGCCTGCGTCTAGAGCCTGCACTCCGCTAACAAGAGAAGCGAACACAGTGAGCAGCCCGTGTTACACAGTGGAGAGCAACACAATGACCAGTAGCCCCTGCCCCTAAGATAACGTCTGCTACATATTACGCCAGATAAAGCCtgcgagcagcaatgaagacccagtgcaattaaaaaaaaaaaaaaacaaacccttaacactgtaagtcaactgtatttaaaacaaaaacaaaaacaccttgtATATGTACTAGTCCTAACTAAGTGTGTATATGCACATTTACATCTTTGCCAGTAGAAAGACTAAAAGACCAGAATTCAGTGGCTTTCCTTGAATAGGATTAAGAGTGATTTAACCTTTTCCTTATAAGTCTGTACTTTCCTTACTGTAGGACACAATTGTTTAACTAGCATTTATTTTAGGGTATGATTTAGAAAAAACAATGTATGAGTGTTTTTTGAGAAAACTAGGACCCTGAAACTATAGGGAGCAAATTCTCTGAGCAACTTTGTGAactgttcatattttatatttgaaattgaCAAGTAATCTTCATTTTCACAGTATGACCATATCCTTAAGATGAGTAGCTTAAATGTGATCCAAAGACAACACTTGTGCTTCCACGAATGAAATTCTGGTCACTAGAGATAATCGCTTTTTGAAATAAAGTGCTTCTTAAGTTGATGTTAAATGTGACCAtagtaaaaagataaaatgctTCAATTAATGGTAAACCTGCA
Proteins encoded in this window:
- the CLUH gene encoding clustered mitochondria protein homolog isoform X4 — its product is MVIKTDELPAAAPADSAREPSPQAGGKGRPGAAELPSVMLLNGDCPESLKKEEGPAEPPRENGLDETEPGEETTGQEVIVIQDTGFSVKILAPGIEPFSLQVSPQEMVQEIHQVLMDREDTCHRTCFSLHLDGNMLDHFSELRSVEGLQEGSVLRVVEEPYTVREARIHVRHVRDLLKSLDPSDAFNGVDCNSLSFLSVFTDGDLGDSGKRKKGLEMDPIDCTPPEYILPGSRERPLCPLQPQNRDWKPLQCLKVLTMSGWNPPPGNRRMHGDLMYLFVITAEDRQVSITASTRGFYLNQSTAYHFNPKPASPRFLSHSLVELLNQISPTFKKNFAALQKKRVQRHPFERIATPFQVYSWTAPQAEHAMDCVRAEDAYTSRLGYEEHIPGQTRDWNEELQTTRELPRKNLPERLLRERAIFKVHSDFTAAATRGAMAVIDGNVMAINPSEETKMQMFIWNNIFFSLGFDVRDHYKDFGGDVAAYVAPTNDLNGVRTYNAVDVEGLYTLGTVVVDYRGYRVTAQSIIPGILERDQEQSVIYGSIDFGKTVVSHPRYLELLERTSRPLKILRHRVLNDRDEEVELCSSVECKGIIGNDGRHYILDLLRTFPPDLNFLPVPGETLPEECARAGFPRAHRHKLCCLRQELVDAFVEHRYLLFMKLAALQLMQQKASKMESPTSLENGDGLSSESKPDAPPAPEAGGEEEGSSASGLATVKELAETVASDDGTDPRGREVIRNACKAVGSISSTAFDVRFNPDIFSPGVRFPESCQEEVRDQKQLLKDAAAFLLSCQIPGLVKDFTDHAVLPMDGATLAEVMRQRGINMRYLGKVLDLVMRSPARDQLDHIYKIGIGELITRSAKHIFKTYLQGVELSGLSAAISHFLNCFLSSYPNPVAHLPADELISKKRNRRRRNRPPGAADNTAWAVMTPQELWKNICQEAKNYFDFSLECETVDQAVETYGLQKITLLREISLKTGIQILLKEYSFDSRHKPAFTEEDVLNIFPVVKHVNPKASDAFHFFQSGQAKVQQGFLKEGCELINEALNLFNNVYGAMHVEICACLRLLARLHYIMGDYAEALSNQQKAVLMSERVMGIEHPNTIQEYMHLALYCFASSQLSTALSLLYRARYLTLLVFGEDHPEMALLDNNIGLVLHGVMEYDLSLRFLENALAVSTKYHGPKSLKVALSHHLVARVYESKAEFRSALQHEKEGYTIYKTQLGEDHEKTKESSEYLKCLTQQAVALQRTMNEIYRNGSSANIPPLKFTAPSMASVLEQLNVINGILFIPLSQKDLENLKAEVARRQQLQEASRNRDKAEEPMATEPEPVGASEDAATQPPAAKDPSSPSLQG
- the CLUH gene encoding clustered mitochondria protein homolog isoform X3, with product MVIKTDELPAAAPADSAREPSPQAGGKGRPGAAELPSVMLLNGDCPESLKKEEGPAEPPRENGLDETEPGEETTGQEVIVIQDTGFSVKILAPGIEPFSLQVSPQEMVQEIHQVLMDREDTCHRTCFSLHLDGNMLDHFSELRSVEGLQEGSVLRVVEEPYTVREARIHVRHVRDLLKSLDPSDAFNGVDCNSLSFLSVFTDGDLGDSGKRKKGLEMDPIDCTPPEYILPGSRERPLCPLQPQNRDWKPLQCLKVLTMSGWNPPPGNRRMHGDLMYLFVITAEDRQVSITASTRGFYLNQSTAYHFNPKPASPRFLSHSLVELLNQISPTFKKNFAALQKKRVQRHPFERIATPFQVYSWTAPQAEHAMDCVRAEDAYTSRLGYEEHIPGQTRDWNEELQTTRELPRKNLPERLLRERAIFKVHSDFTAAATRGAMAVIDGNVMAINPSEETKMQMFIWNNIFFSLGFDVRDHYKDFGGDVAAYVAPTNDLNGVRTYNAVDVEGLYTLGTVVVDYRGYRVTAQSIIPGILERDQEQSVIYGSIDFGKTVVSHPRYLELLERTSRPLKILRHRVLNDRDEEVELCSSVECKGIIGNDGRHYILDLLRTFPPDLNFLPVPGETLPEECARAGFPRAHRHKLCCLRQELVDAFVEHRYLLFMKLAALQLMQQKASKMESPTSLENGDGLSSESKPDAPPAPEAGGEEEGSSASGLATVKELAETVASDDGTADPRGREVIRNACKAVGSISSTAFDVRFNPDIFSPGVRFPESCQEEVRDQKQLLKDAAAFLLSCQIPGLVKDFTDHAVLPMDGATLAEVMRQRGINMRYLGKVLDLVMRSPARDQLDHIYKIGIGELITRSAKHIFKTYLQGVELSGLSAAISHFLNCFLSSYPNPVAHLPADELISKKRNRRRRNRPPGAADNTAWAVMTPQELWKNICQEAKNYFDFSLECETVDQAVETYGLQKITLLREISLKTGIQILLKEYSFDSRHKPAFTEEDVLNIFPVVKHVNPKASDAFHFFQSGQAKVQQGFLKEGCELINEALNLFNNVYGAMHVEICACLRLLARLHYIMGDYAEALSNQQKAVLMSERVMGIEHPNTIQEYMHLALYCFASSQLSTALSLLYRARYLTLLVFGEDHPEMALLDNNIGLVLHGVMEYDLSLRFLENALAVSTKYHGPKSLKVALSHHLVARVYESKAEFRSALQHEKEGYTIYKTQLGEDHEKTKESSEYLKCLTQQAVALQRTMNEIYRNGSSANIPPLKFTAPSMASVLEQLNVINGILFIPLSQKDLENLKAEVARRQQLQEASRNRDKAEEPMATEPEPVGASEDAATQPPAAKDPSSPSLQG